In Thermocrinis minervae, a single genomic region encodes these proteins:
- a CDS encoding DUF2173 family protein, which yields MATLSKLKELMSIPGAVAAGEFSDDGRLLAYYGNIDEKSAEIAAMMCAANKLMGNMQAKGWSAYTGQGGFYPVCGFAVAGGKYAACIMGNVGVFVELDKADFDKIFEVLSKYI from the coding sequence ATGGCAACGCTCAGCAAGTTAAAGGAGCTCATGTCTATACCTGGAGCTGTGGCCGCCGGAGAGTTTTCGGATGACGGTAGGCTTTTGGCCTACTATGGAAACATAGATGAAAAGTCTGCCGAGATAGCTGCCATGATGTGTGCAGCTAACAAGCTTATGGGCAACATGCAGGCAAAGGGATGGTCTGCGTACACGGGTCAGGGAGGTTTTTACCCAGTTTGTGGCTTTGCTGTTGCGGGTGGTAAGTACGCAGCATGCATAATGGGCAACGTAGGTGTCTTTGTAGAGCTAGACAAGGCAGACTTTGACAAGATATTTGAAGTGCTTTCTAAGTACATCTAA
- the dtd gene encoding D-aminoacyl-tRNA deacylase, translating to MRAVLQRVKASWVLVDGKEVARIGEGLNILLGVGKGDTDEDVKKLIQKIVNLRIFEDERGKFQYSLLDVKGSALVVSQFTLYADVKKGRRPSFEQAEEPNRAKELYEEFVRELSKLVEVQTGIFGAMMEVHIVNWGPVTIILDSKEL from the coding sequence ATGCGAGCTGTTCTTCAGAGGGTTAAGGCTTCCTGGGTGCTAGTTGATGGGAAAGAGGTGGCACGTATAGGAGAGGGTCTTAACATACTCTTGGGTGTGGGTAAAGGAGACACCGATGAAGATGTGAAGAAACTCATCCAAAAGATTGTTAACCTGAGGATATTTGAGGATGAAAGAGGGAAGTTTCAATACTCTCTGCTTGACGTTAAAGGCTCTGCACTTGTGGTATCACAGTTTACCCTATACGCAGACGTAAAGAAGGGAAGAAGGCCGAGCTTTGAACAGGCAGAAGAACCAAACAGAGCCAAAGAGCTTTACGAGGAGTTCGTAAGGGAGCTTTCCAAGCTGGTAGAAGTGCAGACGGGTATATTCGGAGCCATGATGGAGGTACACATAGTCAACTGGGGTCCTGTGACTATAATCCTGGACAGCAAGGAACTTTAG
- a CDS encoding ATP-dependent DNA ligase, translating into MKFSQLADYFERLERITSRIELSEVLAEVLKNCLPEEVDKVIYLLMGEIAPPYRGLEFGLSEKLTAEATSKAYGVKISQVNDLYKKLGDLGEVALHLNQREGKGLDVVQVYQELYQVASAKGTWEKVMRLVNLLRGLSGKESKYVVRIVIGRLRLGIGEATLIEALALAFGRRSLKELIERAYNLCSDLGLVASTLFKEGVQSLESFKIQVGYPIRPALAERVSSPSEIISRLGRCALEVKYDGFRLQIHKKGKEVEIYSRNLERMTQMFPDVVSAVLELPFEELIFEGEAIAYNESTGEFYPFQITIQRKRKYDVHKYSEEYPLKLFAFDLLYLEGEDYTVKPFVERRKRLEGVVIGNSLIEPSEMIIAEEVKQVEEFFEKAIERGLEGIMAKRLDAPYTAGSRNFNWIKLKRSYKGQLSDSLDLVIVGYFYGRGNRAKLGIGAVLAAVYDRDSDTFKTVAKVGSGFTEEEWIKLKHMLDEIKLERKHPRVESTIEPDVWTEPRYVITVLADEITISPIHTAGYALRFPRAVGFIRADKNPEDATDLSEILRLYEIQRKVTVGE; encoded by the coding sequence ATGAAGTTTTCCCAGCTTGCAGATTACTTTGAAAGGCTTGAAAGGATAACGAGCAGGATAGAGCTGAGTGAGGTCCTAGCTGAAGTTTTGAAAAACTGCCTTCCCGAGGAGGTGGATAAAGTCATATACCTCCTCATGGGCGAGATAGCACCCCCGTATAGGGGTTTAGAGTTTGGTCTCTCGGAAAAGTTAACAGCTGAAGCCACATCAAAGGCCTATGGTGTAAAGATATCTCAAGTAAACGACCTTTATAAGAAACTTGGAGACCTTGGAGAGGTAGCCCTTCACTTAAACCAGAGGGAAGGGAAAGGCTTAGACGTAGTACAGGTCTACCAGGAACTTTACCAGGTAGCTAGCGCAAAGGGTACCTGGGAGAAGGTAATGCGACTAGTAAATCTTCTCAGAGGTCTTAGCGGCAAAGAGTCTAAGTACGTTGTAAGGATAGTTATAGGGAGGCTCAGACTCGGTATAGGAGAGGCAACTCTCATAGAGGCTTTAGCTTTAGCCTTCGGTAGAAGAAGCCTAAAGGAGCTGATAGAGAGGGCCTACAACCTGTGTTCGGATTTAGGTCTTGTGGCCAGCACCCTCTTTAAAGAGGGTGTGCAATCTCTAGAGTCCTTCAAGATACAGGTAGGCTATCCTATAAGGCCTGCCTTAGCGGAGAGGGTATCCTCTCCTTCGGAGATAATAAGCAGACTGGGTAGGTGTGCCCTGGAGGTAAAGTACGATGGGTTTAGACTTCAGATCCACAAAAAGGGCAAAGAAGTAGAGATATACTCCAGGAATTTGGAAAGGATGACTCAGATGTTCCCCGATGTGGTGTCTGCAGTACTTGAGTTACCCTTTGAAGAACTCATATTTGAGGGTGAGGCCATAGCTTACAACGAAAGCACAGGAGAGTTCTACCCTTTCCAGATAACCATACAGAGGAAAAGAAAGTACGACGTGCACAAGTACTCAGAGGAATATCCTCTGAAGCTTTTTGCCTTTGACCTTCTTTACTTAGAAGGTGAAGATTATACGGTAAAACCTTTCGTGGAAAGGAGAAAAAGGCTTGAAGGAGTGGTAATCGGCAACAGCTTGATAGAGCCCTCTGAGATGATCATAGCCGAGGAAGTGAAACAAGTAGAAGAGTTCTTTGAGAAGGCCATTGAAAGGGGTCTTGAAGGTATAATGGCCAAAAGACTTGACGCACCCTACACAGCAGGTTCAAGAAACTTCAACTGGATAAAGCTAAAGAGAAGCTACAAGGGACAGCTCTCGGACAGCCTGGACCTTGTGATAGTGGGTTACTTTTACGGAAGAGGAAACCGTGCCAAGCTGGGTATAGGAGCTGTTCTCGCGGCAGTATACGATAGAGACTCTGACACTTTCAAGACTGTGGCCAAGGTAGGCTCCGGCTTTACGGAAGAAGAGTGGATAAAGTTAAAGCATATGCTGGATGAAATAAAGCTTGAAAGAAAACATCCACGGGTGGAGTCTACCATAGAGCCGGATGTGTGGACAGAGCCACGTTACGTCATAACTGTCCTAGCCGATGAGATAACCATATCACCCATACACACAGCAGGATACGCCCTTAGGTTCCCGAGAGCTGTAGGCTTTATCAGGGCTGACAAGAACCCTGAGGATGCTACGGACCTTTCGGAGATACTAAGACTCTATGAGATACAAAGGAAGGTTACCGTTGGTGAATAA
- a CDS encoding DUF2173 family protein yields the protein MADLDRLMKIKGVWAAGEFTDDGKLVAYKGNISEEHAAMAAEMCAANSMMAKMQCDGYTAFSGQEWTPLIGWALTGPKYSVCVVGNVGVFVNNDEVSFNEVFKVLREVAGK from the coding sequence ATGGCAGACCTTGACAGACTGATGAAAATAAAAGGCGTTTGGGCTGCTGGTGAGTTTACAGATGACGGTAAGTTAGTAGCTTACAAGGGCAACATCTCCGAAGAACATGCAGCTATGGCTGCTGAGATGTGCGCAGCCAACAGTATGATGGCCAAGATGCAGTGTGACGGGTACACAGCTTTCTCCGGCCAAGAGTGGACGCCCCTAATAGGTTGGGCTCTTACAGGTCCCAAGTACTCAGTTTGCGTAGTTGGTAACGTGGGTGTGTTTGTAAACAACGACGAGGTTTCCTTCAACGAGGTGTTTAAGGTCCTAAGGGAAGTAGCAGGCAAGTAA
- a CDS encoding transglutaminase domain-containing protein produces MDRRAFLKVSTVSLAFAGFCPYFSFGSKFNPGEPTKFARVDFLVEFWDRRININRLPPTNASIPRDVELFLRPTKHVQTDGIVREYALRITKGARTDLEKARAIYDWIVENTFRDPILLDL; encoded by the coding sequence ATGGACAGGCGCGCCTTTTTGAAGGTTTCTACTGTGTCTTTGGCCTTCGCAGGTTTCTGCCCATACTTCTCTTTTGGCTCCAAGTTCAACCCTGGTGAACCAACCAAGTTTGCGAGAGTGGATTTCCTAGTAGAGTTTTGGGACAGGAGGATAAACATAAACAGATTACCTCCTACAAACGCAAGCATACCTAGGGATGTAGAACTCTTCTTAAGACCTACGAAACACGTGCAGACAGACGGCATAGTACGGGAGTACGCCCTACGGATAACTAAAGGTGCAAGGACAGATCTTGAGAAGGCTAGAGCTATATACGACTGGATAGTGGAAAACACCTTCAGGGACCCGATTTTGTTGGACTTGTAA
- a CDS encoding MFS transporter, whose translation MKGKGSYKLIILFGLVSLISDFTYEGAKSIIGPYLFTLGASAVVVGFVSGISEFLGYFLRLVSGHIADKLKAYWFLTILGYAVNLFSVPLIGLTKNWKVVALLMSLERFGKAVRTPPRDVLLSFITQKVGHGKGFGLHEFMDQVGAILGPLYVALMLGFGYQLAFVSLFIPASLAMLLLAWIKRVYPEEEVERVSSKDGVKNVSLSGDFLQYLAASSIYALSFLPFPIVSYHLKASGFTDMSIPVLFSLAMFSDAVFALLFGYIFDKYGVKSVAFAPLLSSVASPVILYLSPILGLLIWGGSLGIQESIMRSAVASMVAESSRGRAYGIFYFSFGLFSFLGSLALGYLYSLEPAYMVLWSVLLGLISTSILVLLRV comes from the coding sequence GTGAAGGGTAAGGGCTCTTACAAGCTGATAATCCTCTTTGGCTTGGTCAGTCTTATTTCGGACTTTACCTACGAAGGTGCCAAATCTATAATAGGACCTTACCTTTTTACCCTTGGTGCTAGCGCGGTTGTTGTAGGGTTTGTATCTGGAATTTCTGAATTCCTTGGGTACTTTCTCAGGCTCGTCTCAGGACACATAGCGGACAAATTAAAAGCCTATTGGTTTTTAACCATACTTGGGTATGCCGTAAACCTCTTTTCGGTTCCCTTAATAGGTCTTACAAAAAACTGGAAAGTTGTAGCATTACTTATGTCCTTAGAGAGGTTTGGTAAGGCTGTAAGGACACCGCCTAGGGACGTGCTTCTTTCCTTTATAACCCAGAAGGTAGGACATGGAAAGGGTTTTGGGCTTCACGAGTTTATGGACCAGGTAGGTGCCATCTTGGGACCCTTGTACGTTGCTCTCATGCTTGGCTTTGGTTATCAGCTGGCCTTTGTATCTCTATTTATCCCAGCGTCTTTAGCCATGCTCCTACTTGCGTGGATAAAGAGGGTATACCCTGAGGAAGAGGTAGAGAGGGTTAGTTCAAAGGATGGGGTTAAAAATGTTTCACTAAGCGGTGATTTTCTACAGTACCTTGCCGCTTCGTCCATATACGCTTTGAGTTTTCTTCCCTTTCCCATAGTCTCTTACCACCTTAAGGCTTCAGGGTTTACTGATATGAGTATACCTGTCCTCTTTTCCTTGGCTATGTTTTCTGATGCTGTGTTTGCCCTTCTCTTTGGCTACATCTTTGACAAGTATGGTGTGAAGTCTGTGGCTTTTGCTCCTTTGCTTAGCTCTGTAGCATCCCCTGTGATCCTCTATCTTAGTCCTATCTTAGGTCTTTTGATCTGGGGTGGTAGCCTTGGTATCCAAGAATCTATCATGAGATCGGCTGTGGCAAGCATGGTCGCCGAAAGTTCAAGAGGTAGAGCCTATGGGATCTTCTACTTTTCCTTTGGACTTTTCTCTTTCTTGGGCTCTCTGGCTCTTGGTTACCTGTACAGTTTAGAACCAGCTTATATGGTACTTTGGTCCGTACTGCTGGGACTCATATCTACCTCTATATTAGTCCTCTTGAGAGTATAG
- the ispD gene encoding 2-C-methyl-D-erythritol 4-phosphate cytidylyltransferase — MISLVLLAAGSGRRFGRKKQFVQLLGKPLYMHSLDRTYGYFEEILLVLPEEDINKVEVPQDVKKVPGGNERQDSVLKALLQAKGEIVVVHDCARPLAKLELFLKVCSLEDYEGKITAVPVRDTVKQVADSMVIKTVDRSNLWLSQTPQGFRRDILLECHLRARKEGYYATDDAALLERYGYRVGVVEGSPLNLKITYPEDILLAEAILSRGLI, encoded by the coding sequence ATGATAAGCCTCGTCCTCCTAGCTGCTGGGTCTGGTAGGCGTTTTGGTAGAAAGAAGCAGTTTGTACAGCTTTTAGGAAAGCCTCTCTACATGCATTCCTTGGATAGGACCTATGGTTATTTTGAGGAGATCCTCCTGGTTTTACCAGAGGAAGACATAAACAAGGTAGAAGTACCACAGGATGTGAAAAAGGTTCCAGGCGGGAACGAAAGACAGGACTCTGTTTTAAAAGCTTTACTACAGGCCAAGGGTGAGATAGTAGTAGTCCACGATTGTGCAAGGCCTCTCGCGAAATTAGAGCTCTTCCTAAAAGTATGTTCTTTGGAAGACTATGAGGGCAAAATAACGGCAGTACCTGTGAGGGATACTGTAAAGCAGGTGGCCGACAGCATGGTGATAAAGACTGTGGACAGGTCCAACCTTTGGCTCTCTCAAACACCCCAAGGTTTTAGAAGGGATATACTCCTTGAGTGTCATCTTAGGGCAAGAAAGGAAGGTTACTACGCCACAGATGATGCAGCACTCCTTGAAAGGTACGGCTACAGGGTGGGTGTGGTAGAAGGCTCTCCACTAAACTTAAAGATAACGTATCCCGAGGACATACTGCTGGCAGAGGCTATACTCTCAAGAGGACTAATATAG
- a CDS encoding sigma 54-interacting transcriptional regulator → MEGNILEGLFDGVLIINRERRIVYANQSAKRLLGVEEGQECRGLFSICSSCPMEILEDTGGVQVYDVTTAKGSHVCWSMSPHHEGVIEIFRDVSRVISYMEEVRRQKEFVQVVLDSLVEGVLILNLEGRIVDHNQRAKDVLCREFTEIRGMHISDVIRLSMDDLPPIGERVDVYIDTPCGRRKASVLVSKLKEGEGYVVSFYLVPELLLPEGEGPTFVSKSPKFLNVLEKVKLVAELDVNVLITGETGVGKEVIARLIHQLSPRRDKPMVTINLPSIPKDLVEAELFGYEKGAFTGAVQSREGFFELAHKGTLFLDEVTEIPVEVQAKLLRAVEHKSFFRVGGRKEIRVDVRIIAATSADINKLIEEGKFRRDLYYRLNVFSIHIPPLRERKEDIPHLVNHFITKYSKLHNRKIKGVSPAVMKRFLEYDWPGNIRELENAIEHAIVVCSGTMIKEEDLPDSIRFSGLFDKHREPYNDERERIIEALRQAGGNKTLASKLLGMHRTTFWRKLKEYGLT, encoded by the coding sequence ATGGAGGGGAACATTCTAGAAGGGCTCTTCGACGGTGTACTCATAATAAACAGGGAAAGGAGGATAGTTTACGCCAACCAAAGTGCCAAAAGGCTGTTGGGAGTGGAGGAGGGTCAGGAGTGTAGAGGTCTATTCTCCATATGCTCCTCCTGTCCTATGGAAATACTGGAGGATACTGGGGGAGTTCAGGTTTATGACGTTACTACAGCCAAGGGTTCTCATGTGTGTTGGAGTATGAGCCCACATCATGAGGGAGTCATAGAGATCTTTAGGGACGTGAGCAGGGTAATAAGCTACATGGAGGAAGTTCGCAGACAAAAAGAGTTCGTACAGGTTGTGTTAGACTCCCTTGTGGAAGGTGTGCTCATACTAAACCTTGAAGGCAGGATAGTAGACCACAACCAGAGGGCTAAAGATGTCCTCTGTAGGGAGTTTACAGAGATAAGAGGTATGCATATAAGCGATGTAATAAGGCTATCCATGGATGACCTACCACCCATAGGCGAAAGAGTGGATGTCTACATAGATACGCCGTGTGGTAGACGGAAGGCATCTGTCTTAGTGTCGAAGCTAAAAGAGGGTGAGGGTTACGTAGTATCCTTCTACCTTGTACCCGAACTCTTACTGCCTGAGGGAGAAGGTCCCACCTTTGTATCAAAAAGCCCCAAGTTCTTAAACGTCCTGGAGAAGGTAAAGCTTGTAGCAGAGCTAGATGTAAACGTACTCATAACAGGAGAGACGGGTGTAGGGAAGGAAGTCATAGCCAGGCTGATACACCAGCTTAGCCCTAGAAGAGACAAACCTATGGTTACCATAAACCTGCCGAGCATACCAAAGGATCTAGTAGAGGCCGAACTCTTCGGTTATGAGAAGGGAGCCTTTACGGGAGCTGTCCAATCACGAGAAGGATTCTTTGAGCTTGCTCACAAGGGTACGCTTTTCCTGGATGAGGTCACAGAAATCCCTGTGGAAGTACAGGCCAAGCTACTGAGAGCCGTAGAGCATAAGAGCTTTTTCAGAGTAGGAGGGAGAAAAGAAATACGGGTGGATGTAAGAATCATAGCTGCAACAAGCGCAGACATAAACAAGTTAATAGAGGAAGGAAAGTTCAGAAGAGATCTCTATTATAGGTTAAACGTCTTTTCCATACACATACCACCACTTAGAGAGAGGAAAGAAGACATACCCCACTTGGTCAATCACTTTATAACCAAGTATTCAAAGCTTCACAATAGGAAGATAAAGGGTGTATCTCCTGCAGTCATGAAAAGATTCCTAGAGTATGATTGGCCTGGCAACATAAGGGAGCTTGAAAATGCCATAGAACATGCCATAGTGGTCTGCAGCGGCACCATGATCAAGGAAGAAGACCTTCCAGATAGTATAAGGTTCTCAGGCCTCTTTGACAAACATCGGGAACCATACAATGATGAAAGGGAAAGGATCATAGAAGCTTTAAGACAGGCTGGTGGTAACAAGACGCTAGCCTCTAAGCTTCTCGGTATGCACAGGACCACCTTCTGGAGAAAGCTAAAGGAGTATGGACTAACTTAG
- a CDS encoding helicase HerA domain-containing protein, which yields MQDLYTLLLEAFGKAKSSLRIVSAWARGEIMESLLDRVEEGVSIELVVRAGEGKDLEITDQRVFKAVRKKGGRIFLNPRLHAKFILVDDSFALVGSANLTYRGLSTDGNIEAVVQTEQVKELIELYEELKAESYELNQDAKAVVLKLESFLNLQALLLEEIQEQTFLKAITPDGFILLKVNRVYTPPASNLEKLPTDQKDWLTSYLFALWQEKGKPKFADVSVLFEYRQKKEEKEGYLSPNFRILEPGTQLLKLTDEDSRLFTLNMSGYPMGLPVKVGTLAGTQRPIYVDLEKVLSMHMAVLGTTGSGKTTFVRRLLENMPQDGPKVFLFDLYGEYTPKLSGISLKHIELPYCLMFISADEIKDLLKQYGFDIQERSSEERDFYANLRSLLKSDLRYLPYRELSFKDIMLSSAKDPAIRKDVEDFLNILSREVGERAITDQPTLIKAMLEGLSCEEKIVIYDMKHLPDISTRTNVVGLLLREIFIRALEGTERTLVVLEESHNFAPEKGAFEVPAGRENLAQLMVKKIAMEGRKLSLGLIAVTQRPANLSKYVLSQLNTQVVFRLNTKNDLDAVYPFFGERDMDTLKLLPSLRPGLAYITGLAVPFGMLVEIEL from the coding sequence ATGCAGGATTTATATACTCTCCTTCTTGAAGCCTTTGGAAAAGCAAAGTCTAGCCTACGCATAGTGTCTGCATGGGCAAGAGGGGAGATCATGGAATCCCTGCTTGACAGGGTTGAGGAGGGGGTAAGCATAGAGCTGGTGGTCAGAGCTGGAGAAGGTAAGGACCTAGAGATAACAGACCAGAGGGTTTTCAAGGCAGTAAGGAAAAAGGGGGGAAGGATATTCTTAAACCCGCGGCTACATGCCAAGTTCATACTCGTAGATGACAGCTTTGCCCTTGTAGGATCTGCAAACCTAACCTACAGGGGACTATCCACAGACGGAAACATAGAAGCTGTAGTACAGACGGAGCAGGTGAAGGAACTTATAGAACTCTACGAGGAGCTAAAGGCAGAGTCCTACGAGCTTAACCAAGATGCAAAGGCTGTAGTCCTAAAGTTGGAAAGTTTCCTAAACCTGCAGGCTTTACTCTTAGAAGAGATACAAGAGCAGACCTTTCTAAAGGCTATAACACCAGATGGCTTTATACTCCTGAAGGTAAACAGGGTGTACACACCCCCAGCCTCAAATTTAGAGAAACTCCCCACAGATCAAAAGGACTGGCTCACTTCTTACCTCTTTGCCCTCTGGCAGGAGAAGGGAAAACCCAAGTTTGCAGATGTATCCGTCTTGTTTGAGTACAGGCAGAAGAAGGAAGAAAAGGAGGGATACCTAAGCCCCAACTTTCGCATCCTTGAACCAGGTACCCAGCTTCTAAAGCTTACCGACGAAGACTCAAGGCTCTTCACCCTCAATATGTCAGGATACCCTATGGGGTTACCTGTGAAGGTGGGAACGCTGGCTGGTACCCAAAGACCCATCTACGTAGACCTGGAGAAGGTACTAAGCATGCATATGGCAGTCCTAGGAACTACAGGTTCAGGAAAGACTACCTTTGTAAGGAGACTCCTAGAAAACATGCCGCAGGATGGCCCTAAGGTGTTCCTCTTTGACCTTTACGGAGAGTATACACCAAAGCTATCTGGAATATCACTAAAACACATAGAACTCCCCTACTGTCTCATGTTTATAAGCGCTGATGAGATTAAGGATCTTCTAAAGCAGTATGGCTTTGACATACAGGAAAGATCATCGGAAGAGCGAGACTTTTATGCAAATCTGAGAAGCTTACTGAAATCAGATCTAAGATACCTCCCCTACAGGGAACTTTCCTTCAAGGATATCATGCTAAGCTCAGCCAAGGACCCGGCCATAAGGAAAGATGTGGAAGACTTTTTGAACATCCTCTCAAGGGAGGTAGGAGAAAGGGCCATAACAGACCAACCCACACTCATAAAAGCAATGCTTGAAGGCTTGTCATGCGAGGAGAAGATAGTTATCTATGACATGAAACATCTGCCAGACATCTCCACACGCACAAACGTGGTAGGACTCCTCTTGAGAGAGATCTTCATAAGAGCTTTAGAGGGTACAGAAAGGACTCTGGTAGTTCTAGAGGAATCTCACAACTTTGCACCTGAGAAGGGTGCCTTTGAAGTCCCAGCCGGAAGAGAGAACTTGGCTCAGCTCATGGTGAAGAAGATAGCCATGGAGGGAAGGAAGCTATCCCTGGGCCTTATAGCCGTAACCCAAAGGCCTGCAAATCTAAGCAAGTATGTCCTATCCCAGCTAAACACACAGGTAGTCTTTAGGTTAAACACGAAGAACGATTTGGATGCTGTGTATCCCTTCTTTGGTGAAAGAGACATGGATACGCTGAAACTTCTACCATCCCTAAGGCCAGGACTTGCCTACATCACAGGCCTTGCCGTACCCTTTGGTATGCTCGTAGAGATAGAGCTCTAA
- a CDS encoding SCP2 sterol-binding domain-containing protein — translation MYTFLSEDWIKAYAELWNQNEKLKSELKDFSARIKYYIDGKPEDAVELTVEKGVAVSAGKATGGTYDFELWASPENWKKLATGEMGPRAAMLTKRLKFKGSMITAMRYMSAFEESLRMMSRVPTIWDHI, via the coding sequence ATGTACACCTTTTTATCTGAGGATTGGATAAAAGCCTATGCGGAACTCTGGAACCAAAACGAAAAGCTAAAGTCAGAGTTAAAAGACTTTAGTGCGCGTATAAAGTACTACATAGACGGGAAACCCGAAGATGCTGTAGAACTCACAGTGGAAAAAGGCGTGGCTGTAAGTGCTGGAAAGGCTACGGGTGGCACCTACGACTTTGAACTTTGGGCTTCACCGGAAAACTGGAAAAAGCTGGCAACTGGAGAGATGGGACCCAGAGCTGCCATGCTGACCAAAAGGTTAAAGTTTAAGGGGTCTATGATAACTGCCATGAGGTACATGTCTGCCTTTGAAGAAAGTCTTAGGATGATGTCACGCGTCCCTACCATCTGGGACCATATTTAA
- the sfsA gene encoding DNA/RNA nuclease SfsA — protein sequence MKFPPLKEAIFLQRENRFVGKVLLNREEVRAYIRNTGRLTELLRRGNKVYLKEKHQGKYPYEILLVDYMGTLVCIDSHIAPKIYAESLMPKNVVFEPKVNASRFDLLVDDLLIEVKSVNLVVNGVALFPDAPTKRGARHLRELAYLIDSRPACVVFIVQREDALAFAPNCSVDPEFCKAFEEFRRKGGMVKAYRCSVSIEGISLKDEIIVLGGS from the coding sequence ATGAAGTTCCCACCTTTAAAAGAGGCTATCTTCTTACAGAGGGAAAACAGGTTTGTAGGAAAGGTTCTTCTGAATAGGGAGGAGGTAAGGGCCTACATAAGGAACACAGGAAGGCTTACCGAACTCCTCAGAAGAGGAAACAAAGTATACCTAAAGGAGAAGCATCAGGGGAAGTACCCTTACGAGATACTTTTGGTAGATTACATGGGCACTCTTGTCTGTATAGACTCTCATATAGCTCCAAAGATCTATGCCGAAAGCTTGATGCCTAAAAACGTAGTTTTCGAGCCAAAGGTCAACGCTTCCAGGTTTGACCTCCTGGTGGATGACCTTCTTATAGAGGTAAAGTCTGTGAACTTAGTGGTAAACGGTGTGGCGCTTTTCCCAGATGCTCCAACAAAGAGAGGAGCCAGGCACCTAAGAGAGCTGGCATACCTAATAGATAGTCGTCCTGCCTGTGTGGTGTTCATAGTACAGAGGGAGGATGCCCTTGCCTTTGCACCCAACTGTTCTGTAGACCCTGAATTTTGCAAGGCCTTTGAGGAGTTTCGTAGAAAAGGTGGCATGGTGAAAGCTTACAGGTGTAGCGTGAGCATTGAAGGTATAAGCCTAAAAGATGAGATTATAGTATTAGGAGGGTCTTAG
- a CDS encoding CDGSH iron-sulfur domain-containing protein — protein MARLVKLTEKGPYKLEVNGETYYICQCGLSNKKPFCDGSHKRTRDEEDGKLYIYDENSRVEIKL, from the coding sequence ATGGCAAGGCTTGTAAAGCTTACAGAAAAAGGCCCTTACAAGCTTGAGGTAAACGGGGAGACATACTACATATGCCAGTGTGGGCTTTCTAACAAAAAGCCCTTCTGCGATGGGTCCCACAAGAGGACAAGGGATGAGGAGGATGGGAAGCTGTACATATACGATGAGAACTCCAGGGTGGAGATAAAACTGTAG
- a CDS encoding nicotinamidase, translating into MRIRLSSRDALIVVDMQVDFMPGGALPVPEGDKIVPRLNEYIKAFSSMGLPVFFTRDWHPEDHISFKGHGGVWPPHCVQDTPGAQFHPDLFIPLDNKFIVSKGTSRDFDAYSGFQGTVLDQLLRERGVKRIFVGGVATDYCVKNTVIGGLNLGYTTFLLLDAIKGVDVNPGDSEKAIQEMLERGAIGITLEEVEL; encoded by the coding sequence ATGCGGATAAGGCTTTCAAGTAGGGATGCTCTCATAGTAGTAGACATGCAGGTGGACTTTATGCCGGGTGGCGCCCTTCCTGTACCTGAAGGTGATAAGATAGTCCCAAGGCTCAACGAATACATAAAGGCTTTTTCTTCTATGGGCCTGCCTGTGTTCTTCACTAGAGACTGGCATCCAGAGGACCATATATCCTTCAAAGGTCATGGTGGTGTATGGCCTCCTCACTGCGTCCAAGACACACCGGGGGCCCAGTTTCATCCCGACCTATTCATACCCCTTGATAACAAGTTCATAGTATCCAAAGGAACAAGTAGGGATTTTGATGCCTATTCTGGCTTTCAGGGAACAGTGCTAGACCAGCTCTTAAGAGAGAGAGGAGTAAAAAGGATATTCGTCGGAGGTGTTGCTACAGACTACTGCGTGAAGAACACAGTCATAGGAGGCCTTAACCTTGGTTACACTACTTTCCTACTTTTGGATGCCATAAAAGGAGTTGATGTAAACCCCGGAGACTCAGAGAAGGCCATCCAGGAGATGTTAGAACGTGGTGCCATAGGTATAACCCTTGAAGAGGTTGAACTATGA